The sequence GTCTCCGCCTGCAAGCGGATCGTGTCCAGCACCGCCGGCTTGACGCCCTTGGCGGCGAACACCTCCGGCAGGCTCTCCAGCGTCTGCGCCGCCTGCTCGACGTCGCCGGCCTTGGCCTCCGCCGCCGCCCGCCGGCGGATCGCGAAGTTCAGCGTGATGTTGTCGACGCCGCCCTCGCCCTTGGAAGCCTCGGCGACGTCCTTGAGCAACGCGATGCTCTCGCTCGGCCGGGCCGGGATGACCTCGACGGTCTTCTCGTCGGTCACGCACTTGAAGTCGCGCGCCGCCGTGACGCCCTTCGCCAGCCGCGCGAACGTCGCCAGCGGATGCGAGCCGTGGCGCTCGAGCAGCTCGTCGAGCGCCGCGTTGCCCGCGCTCAGGTGCGAGGACTCCGAGCCCAGGAGCGTGAGCAGCTGGCCCTGCTGGTCGCCCATCAGCAGCTCGCCCGCTTCCGCGTCGGCCGCCGTCAGCGGCCGCTGGACGCGCAACTCGGCGACCGGCGACACGACCCGCGAGCCGTCGGCCGCGCGGTACACGCCGCGCAGCGCGTAGCGGCCGGGCTGCTCGAAGTAGGCCCCGTCGCGCCCATGCCCGATGTACGCGCTCGCGTAGATCGCCGGCCGGGTGGCGTCGAGGCGCTCCGTGCGGTCCTCGTCCGCGCAGTGGCGGAGCATCGGCCGGAACAGCACCGTGCGCCCGGACGGCTGGCGGATCGCGATCGCCACGAAGTCGTCGTTCGGGTGCAGGAAGCCGTGGGCGGAGGTTCCGCGGGTGTCGGTGGTGGACAGCTTCAGCTCGACCACGACCGGCTCGCCGTACGCGTACGACGGCTTGGGTCGGAGCTCGAGCGCGAGCCCCGAGCGGTCCTCCGCCGGTGCGTCGAACTCGTTCGGGTCGACCTCGGCCGCGCCCTTGCCGAACGGGTTGGCACCCATCACGACGTTCGCGTAGAAGCCGTGGCGCAGGTGCGCCAGCTCGTTGGCGGTGAACTGGAAGGGGAACGCCGCCCAGTACGCCGCGTCACCGCCGGGCGCGGGCGGCGTCGGCTGGTACTGCCACGTGTAGTTCATCCACGACAGGTCGCCGAAGCCGCCGTTGGGGCCGAGCGGCGCGGGCGGGTCCGCCAGGTTCTTCTGCCACGAGTGCAACAGGTTGAACGCGTGCCCGAGCTCGTGCACGTAGGTGCGGAGCTGGGCGCGCTGGTCGGCGGCCCCCGGGCCGGCGATCTCGTTGTGGAACACCGCGGCGCCCTGGCGCTGGTGGGCGTCGGTGGCGTCGAACATGATCCCGCGGTAGCCGCTCACGTGCTCGGTCGCGACGAGCAGCCACACCCGCCACTGCGGCGCGGCCGCGTAGCCCGAGAAGTGCGTGACCATCGCGGCGTGCAGCTCCGCGTCCGTCCACTTGAGGTCGGCGCCCGCGGCGTTGACCGGGATCACGTTGCCGCCGCCGCTGGGGATCACCTGCAGGCCCGCGAGCCCGAACGCGCGCTGGACGTCGAGCACGCCGGTCGGGCTGCCGACGGGCACCGGCAGCGCGGCCGTGTCGTAGGTGCTGAACGGCACCGTGCCGGCCACCCGGTCCTGCTCCCAGACGATCGTGCGGAAGAACGGCGAGGCGTACGCGCACACGTACTTCGCGCCGAGGGTGCTCGGCGGTGTGATGAACTGGACGGTCGCGTCCCCGGCTGGCTGCAGCACCGTCACCCGCGGGATCGTCACCCGGACGCGCTTCGCGCTCGTCGCCCGCGTGAACGTGCCGGTGCCTTCGATGACGATCTGCGTCGGCGTCGACGTGACGGTCGGCGCGTTGACGGCGAACGACCCGTAGTAGCTGGTGCTCGCCCCGCTGACCGTGAAGAAGTCGCCGCTCACGCGCTTGAGCGGCCGTGGGCCGTCGACGTCGACCCGCAGCTCGAGCTGGAATCCGGTCCCGGCGCTGCGGTAGCGCCCGTGGACGAGCCGCTTGGCGATCACGACGGGCGCCGGCGCGGCGAGGCCTGATGCTCCTTCCGCCGTCGACGGTGGCGACGGTTCCGCGGCCGCGAGGGAGCCGTTGCCCTCGTGCTCCTCGGTGTCCGCGTCCGCCACCCACTGGGTGACGGTGAAGTCCACGCCGCTCGCGGCTGTGGGGTCGTCAGAGAGAGCAGCCATGGCGTCCTCCTGGATCGGGTGCCGACGCCTCACCGCGACGCTAACCGCAATGGACCGGGCCGTGGGAAAACCGACCACCGGGGGTTCTGTTCGGCGGGGCGGGCAACTAACCTGGCCGCCGGGTCTGAGCCGCACCGAGGGGAGAGCAGTGGGAACGTCGGGGTCTATCGAGCGCCTGTCGCGGCGCGGGTTCATGGGCGTCGCCGCGGGTGCGGCCGCGCTCGCGGGCGGCGTCAAGCCGCCGCGCGGGCCGCAGCCGAAGCCCGCCCCGCCGGTCGTGCCGCCCGACGCGTGGCTGCGCGAGCCCGAGCGCATCTACAGCCACCGCGGGCGCCTGGCGGTCACGCTCGTGGCCGAGGAGCGCGAGGCGTTCGTGGCGGGCGCGCGCCGCGCCGCGGCCACCTACAACGGCGGCGTGCCCGGGCCGACGCTGATCGCCGACCCGGGCGACCGCCTCGACGTGCGCCTGGTCAACCGCCTGTCGCGGCCGACCAACCTGCATACGCACGGGTTCCACGTCTCACCGGGCGGCAACTCGGACAACGTGATGCTCGACGTGCCGGCGGGCGCGACGTTCGACTACCGCTTCGACATCCCGCGCGACCACGCGCCCGGGCTCAACTGGTACCACCCGCATCCGCACGGCGACGGCGCGCGGCAGCTCTTCGGCGGCATGGCGGGCACGGTGATCTTCCGGTCCGAGGCCGAGCGCCGCGGGGCGAGCGCCGCCGTCCGCGACCGGGTGCTCGTCCTGCAGGCGCCCGAGTGGGACACGGCCGGGCAGCTGAAGGTGTGGTCGGCGGGGCTGCTGGCGAGCCAGGTGCGCCTCGTCAACGGCCAGCTGAACCCGCACATCGCGCTCCGGCCGGGGGAGACCGAGCGCTGGCGGATCGTGAACGCCTCGGTCAGCGACTTCTTCGACCTGCGCCTGGACGGCCATCAGCTGACGCAGATCGCCGCCGACGGCAACCCGTACTCGCGCCCGGTGACGACCGACGTCGTGAGCCTGCCGCCCGGCGGGCGCGCCGAGGTCCTCGTCCGCTCGGACACGCCCGGCACGTTCGCGCTGCACGCCCTGCCGGCCGACCACGGCGCGGGCTTCGTCTCACCCGACCTCGTGCTCGCGACCGTGCACGTCGAGCCCGGCCTGCGCGGCGTCGGCGGCCGGCGTCCGTTCCGGCCGGAGCCGCTGCTCGCGCCGCTGTGCGACCTGCGCACCCGCCCGGTCGACAAGCGGCGCACGATCACCATGTCGATGACCGGCGGCTTCACGATCGACGGCAAGAAGTTCGACCACGACCGCGTCGACCAGGTGGTCGAGCTGAACGCGCTGGAGGAGTGGACGATCGTCAACGACAGCGTCCTCATCCACCCGTTCCACATCCACATCAACCCGTTCCAGGTCACGCACATCGACGGCGTGCCGGTGGACGAGCCCGGCTACCGCGACACCGTGACGGTCCGGCCGAGGAGCAGCGTGACGTTCCGGACCGTGTTCGAGGACTTCACCGGCACGTCGCTGTTCCACTGCCACATCGTCCCGCACTCCGACCTCGGGATGATGGGCGTC comes from Solirubrobacter pauli and encodes:
- a CDS encoding multicopper oxidase family protein; its protein translation is MGTSGSIERLSRRGFMGVAAGAAALAGGVKPPRGPQPKPAPPVVPPDAWLREPERIYSHRGRLAVTLVAEEREAFVAGARRAAATYNGGVPGPTLIADPGDRLDVRLVNRLSRPTNLHTHGFHVSPGGNSDNVMLDVPAGATFDYRFDIPRDHAPGLNWYHPHPHGDGARQLFGGMAGTVIFRSEAERRGASAAVRDRVLVLQAPEWDTAGQLKVWSAGLLASQVRLVNGQLNPHIALRPGETERWRIVNASVSDFFDLRLDGHQLTQIAADGNPYSRPVTTDVVSLPPGGRAEVLVRSDTPGTFALHALPADHGAGFVSPDLVLATVHVEPGLRGVGGRRPFRPEPLLAPLCDLRTRPVDKRRTITMSMTGGFTIDGKKFDHDRVDQVVELNALEEWTIVNDSVLIHPFHIHINPFQVTHIDGVPVDEPGYRDTVTVRPRSSVTFRTVFEDFTGTSLFHCHIVPHSDLGMMGVFQVVDPTSPGSPLLCRLT